The following proteins are encoded in a genomic region of Lachnospiraceae bacterium KM106-2:
- a CDS encoding 6,7-dimethyl-8-ribityllumazine synthase: MKVYEGNLVSKGIKVGIVAARFNEFITSKLLSGAMDALTRHDVKEEDIHVAWVPGAFEIPLIASKMAKSKKYDAVICLGAVIRGNTTHYDYVCSEVSKGIATVSLNSDIPVMFGVVTTENIEQAIERAGTKAGNKGYDCAVGAIEMVNLIHELES, from the coding sequence ATGAAAGTATATGAAGGAAATTTAGTATCAAAAGGAATTAAAGTAGGAATTGTAGCAGCAAGATTTAACGAGTTTATTACATCCAAATTATTATCCGGTGCCATGGATGCCTTGACTCGCCATGATGTAAAAGAAGAGGATATTCATGTTGCTTGGGTGCCGGGAGCCTTTGAAATACCTTTAATTGCATCAAAGATGGCTAAGAGTAAAAAATACGATGCGGTTATTTGCCTTGGAGCTGTTATTCGTGGAAATACAACACATTATGACTATGTATGTAGTGAAGTATCTAAGGGAATTGCAACAGTTTCTTTAAATAGTGATATTCCTGTAATGTTTGGTGTAGTAACAACTGAAAATATCGAACAAGCAATTGAAAGAGCAGGAACGAAAGCGGGAAATAAAGGATATGATTGTGCAGTTGGAGCGATAGAGATGGTAAATCTTATTCATGAGTTAGAGAGTTAA
- a CDS encoding Diaminohydroxyphosphoribosylaminopyrimidine deaminase: MMYETQYMQRALELAKRGYGKVNPNPYVGAVIVKGNKIIGEGWHKRYGGPHAEVNALESCKESVAGATIYVTLEPCCHHGKTPPCTEKIVQSGITKVIIGCSDPNPLVSGKGALYLREHGIEVVTGVLEKECIKLNEIFFHFIQNKSPFVVMKYAMTLDGKIATVTGQSRWITGEGAREKVHGERNRCMAIMTGVGTVIKDDPLLTCRMEDGRNPIRIICDTRLRTPLDSNIVKTAKEITTIIATSCMENERINLFERYGCKVIVIAEKDGRLDIKELMRRLGEEGIDSILLEGGGTLNYSMVKEQEVHLVQAYIAPKIFGGKEAKTPIEGEGISNINDCLQLKNTKVLSIGNDFLIEGEVIY; this comes from the coding sequence ATGATGTATGAAACGCAATATATGCAACGTGCATTAGAACTTGCAAAAAGAGGCTATGGCAAAGTGAATCCAAATCCATATGTTGGTGCAGTCATAGTGAAAGGCAATAAAATCATTGGAGAAGGTTGGCATAAGAGATATGGAGGTCCACATGCTGAAGTTAATGCACTTGAAAGTTGTAAAGAATCCGTTGCAGGTGCAACAATCTATGTGACATTAGAACCTTGCTGTCACCATGGAAAGACACCTCCTTGTACGGAGAAAATTGTACAAAGCGGAATAACAAAGGTAATCATAGGGTGCAGTGATCCAAATCCGCTTGTTTCAGGAAAAGGAGCTTTGTATTTGAGGGAACATGGTATTGAGGTAGTAACAGGAGTATTAGAGAAAGAATGTATCAAGTTAAATGAGATTTTCTTTCACTTTATACAAAATAAAAGTCCATTTGTAGTTATGAAATATGCCATGACACTAGATGGAAAGATTGCTACTGTTACGGGACAATCCAGATGGATTACTGGAGAAGGAGCAAGAGAAAAGGTTCATGGAGAGAGGAACCGTTGTATGGCAATTATGACAGGAGTAGGCACAGTAATTAAAGATGATCCATTGCTTACCTGTAGGATGGAAGATGGAAGAAATCCCATTCGCATTATATGTGATACGAGACTGAGAACACCACTTGATTCAAACATTGTGAAAACAGCAAAAGAAATAACAACCATAATTGCAACCTCCTGTATGGAAAATGAGCGTATTAATCTTTTTGAAAGATATGGATGTAAAGTTATTGTTATAGCTGAGAAAGATGGAAGGTTAGATATTAAAGAGTTGATGCGGCGCCTTGGAGAAGAGGGGATAGACAGCATTTTGCTAGAGGGAGGTGGAACACTAAATTATTCTATGGTAAAAGAGCAGGAAGTTCATCTAGTACAGGCATATATTGCACCAAAGATATTTGGTGGTAAGGAAGCAAAAACTCCGATAGAAGGAGAGGGTATAAGCAATATAAATGACTGCCTACAGCTTAAAAATACAAAAGTATTGTCCATTGGAAATGATTTTTTAATTGAAGGTGAGGTTATTTATTAA
- a CDS encoding ATP synthase F0 sector subunit b codes for MLELNWNIIWNFVNILVLYWFCKKFLFGPVTAMMEKRSKLVEDSLNEAEEAKAKANDLRAEYENNLKQADDKATQIIKEAKERAEIAKQQSLMETKEEAARLIEGANKTIELQRQKSMDDAQAEIANIAMLAAAKVVAKSVDDQANKDMIKDFLQEAGAAK; via the coding sequence TTGCTTGAATTAAATTGGAACATTATATGGAATTTTGTTAATATCCTTGTCTTATACTGGTTTTGTAAGAAGTTCTTATTCGGTCCAGTTACTGCGATGATGGAAAAAAGAAGTAAATTGGTCGAAGATTCTCTAAATGAAGCAGAAGAAGCAAAAGCGAAAGCAAATGATCTTCGCGCTGAATATGAAAATAACCTTAAACAAGCAGATGATAAAGCAACTCAGATTATTAAAGAAGCAAAAGAACGCGCAGAAATCGCAAAACAGCAATCTCTTATGGAAACAAAAGAGGAAGCTGCTAGATTGATCGAAGGCGCTAATAAGACCATTGAATTACAACGTCAGAAATCAATGGATGATGCTCAAGCTGAGATCGCAAACATCGCTATGTTAGCAGCAGCTAAAGTCGTTGCAAAGAGTGTAGATGACCAAGCTAACAAAGACATGATCAAAGATTTCTTACAGGAGGCAGGTGCTGCTAAATGA
- a CDS encoding ATP synthase alpha chain produces the protein MSNMNQSDIISVLKSEIEDYDVKTIVRETGTVTSIGDGIANVHGLDSAMYGELVEFETGVRGIVQNLEMKNVGVVLLGSDYGLTEGSKVTRTKKRAGVPVSDELIGRVVDALGSPIDGKGAINAKEYFPIENEAPGVATRKSVSEPLQTGILAIDSMFPIGRGQRELIIGDRQTGKTAIAMDTIINQKGKDTICIYVAVGQKASTVAKVVSTLQKHDAMEYSIIVSASASDPAPIQYIAPYSGTAMAEYFMSQGKDVLIVYDDLSKHAVAYRTMSLLLKRSPGREAYPGDVFYLHSRLLERSCRVEAKYGGGSITALPIIETQAGDVSAYIPTNVISITDGQIFLESDLFNSGVRPAVNVGLSVSRVGGAAQTKAMKKATGSLRIDLAQFREMEVFTQFSSELDKTTKELLDHGNVLIELLKQPLSKPLPLSEEVILLVVANKRLMLDVPTKEVKQFRADLMDYMRAKHNDIIDEIESSKVLTDEMIEKIVAATVDFKK, from the coding sequence GTGAGCAACATGAATCAAAGTGATATTATTTCAGTTTTAAAAAGCGAGATCGAAGATTATGATGTAAAAACAATCGTTCGTGAAACAGGCACAGTTACAAGCATCGGTGATGGTATCGCCAACGTACACGGCCTAGACAGCGCTATGTATGGTGAACTTGTAGAATTTGAAACTGGTGTACGTGGTATCGTACAGAACTTAGAGATGAAAAACGTTGGTGTTGTTTTATTAGGTTCCGATTACGGACTAACAGAAGGATCCAAGGTTACTAGAACAAAGAAAAGAGCAGGTGTTCCTGTATCTGATGAATTAATCGGCAGAGTTGTTGACGCACTTGGTAGCCCAATCGATGGTAAAGGGGCAATCAACGCAAAAGAATATTTCCCAATTGAAAATGAGGCACCAGGAGTTGCTACTAGAAAATCAGTATCTGAACCACTTCAGACTGGTATCTTAGCAATCGACTCTATGTTCCCAATCGGACGTGGTCAACGTGAACTTATCATTGGTGACCGTCAAACTGGTAAAACAGCAATTGCAATGGATACGATCATCAATCAAAAAGGAAAAGATACAATCTGTATCTACGTTGCAGTAGGACAAAAAGCATCTACAGTTGCAAAAGTAGTTTCTACTTTACAAAAACATGATGCAATGGAATATTCTATCATCGTTAGTGCATCTGCATCTGATCCAGCTCCAATTCAATACATTGCTCCTTATTCAGGAACAGCAATGGCTGAATATTTCATGAGCCAAGGTAAAGATGTTCTTATCGTTTATGATGATTTAAGTAAACATGCGGTTGCTTACCGTACGATGTCCTTATTATTAAAACGTTCTCCAGGACGTGAAGCTTATCCAGGTGATGTATTCTACTTACACTCAAGATTATTAGAGCGTTCTTGTAGAGTAGAAGCGAAGTACGGTGGTGGTTCTATCACAGCTCTTCCAATCATCGAAACACAAGCAGGTGATGTATCTGCATACATTCCAACAAACGTAATTTCAATTACTGATGGTCAGATCTTCCTTGAAAGTGATTTATTCAATTCAGGTGTTCGTCCAGCCGTTAACGTTGGTTTAAGTGTATCGCGTGTTGGTGGTGCAGCTCAGACTAAGGCAATGAAGAAAGCAACTGGTTCTTTACGTATCGACTTAGCACAGTTTAGAGAAATGGAAGTATTTACTCAATTTAGTTCTGAACTTGATAAGACAACAAAAGAACTTCTTGATCATGGTAACGTTTTAATTGAATTATTAAAACAACCATTATCAAAACCACTTCCATTAAGTGAGGAAGTTATCTTACTTGTTGTTGCAAATAAGCGTTTAATGCTTGATGTACCGACAAAAGAAGTAAAACAGTTCCGTGCAGATCTTATGGATTATATGCGTGCGAAACATAATGATATTATCGATGAAATTGAATCAAGTAAAGTATTAACTGATGAAATGATCGAGAAAATCGTAGCTGCTACAGTAGATTTTAAAAAGTAG
- a CDS encoding ATP synthase delta chain, giving the protein MTETSVNYGKVLFSLHLNDETITKSKELLQSKELVEALSNPAVRRREKEAVIAKLFPEEIRSYINVVCLNECMDLFDDIFAAYEEIKLEAENTLKATFTYVYKPDDEELNAIKQMLMTKYKKQDVKFELKEDASLLGGFVLKVGDMEYDKSIKGTLELLQKNLVRR; this is encoded by the coding sequence ATGACAGAGACATCTGTAAATTATGGAAAGGTGTTATTTTCACTTCATTTAAATGACGAGACAATAACAAAATCAAAAGAATTATTACAAAGCAAGGAATTGGTAGAAGCATTATCAAATCCAGCAGTAAGACGAAGAGAAAAAGAAGCAGTTATTGCTAAATTATTTCCAGAAGAAATTCGTTCTTATATAAATGTAGTTTGTTTAAACGAATGCATGGATTTGTTTGATGACATTTTCGCAGCATATGAAGAGATTAAGTTAGAAGCTGAGAATACATTAAAAGCAACTTTTACTTATGTATATAAGCCAGACGATGAAGAGTTAAATGCTATCAAACAAATGCTTATGACAAAATATAAGAAACAAGACGTTAAGTTTGAACTTAAGGAAGATGCTTCCTTACTTGGCGGATTTGTACTTAAAGTCGGAGACATGGAGTACGATAAAAGCATCAAAGGCACATTAGAATTATTACAGAAAAATCTTGTTAGGAGGTGA
- a CDS encoding riboflavin synthase eubacterial/eukaryotic, which produces MFTGIIEEIGSVVSVRRGAKSSVLTIQAEKIFEDLKIGDSVSTNGVCLTATSIANNCFTADVMNETLKRSSLGGLRAGSQVNLERAMAIEGRFGGHIVSGHVDAMGTIIRIERDDNAIWYTIQANPNVMRYIVEKGSIAIDGISLTVASTERDYFRVSVIPHTAKETILAQKKIGDVVNLENDIVGKYIERFLGEPSKIDEAFLRKYGF; this is translated from the coding sequence ATGTTTACTGGAATTATAGAGGAGATTGGAAGCGTTGTTTCAGTCAGAAGGGGTGCGAAATCCTCCGTGCTGACAATTCAAGCGGAAAAAATATTTGAGGATTTAAAGATTGGAGATAGTGTATCTACCAATGGAGTCTGTCTAACAGCAACATCCATAGCCAATAATTGTTTCACAGCAGATGTTATGAATGAGACACTTAAACGATCTTCATTAGGAGGACTTCGAGCAGGAAGTCAGGTGAATTTAGAACGAGCAATGGCCATTGAGGGAAGATTTGGTGGGCATATTGTATCTGGGCACGTGGATGCGATGGGGACAATTATCAGAATTGAACGAGACGATAATGCTATTTGGTACACCATACAAGCAAATCCCAATGTGATGCGGTATATCGTTGAGAAAGGTTCTATTGCAATTGATGGCATTAGCCTTACTGTTGCTAGTACTGAAAGAGATTACTTTCGAGTATCCGTCATTCCTCATACAGCGAAAGAGACTATTTTAGCACAAAAGAAAATCGGGGATGTGGTGAACTTGGAAAACGATATTGTTGGAAAATATATAGAAAGATTCTTGGGAGAACCAAGTAAGATTGATGAAGCATTTTTAAGAAAATATGGATTTTAG
- a CDS encoding ATP synthase epsilon chain, translated as MAKTFQLSIVASDHPFYKGDCEALIFPGIDGEHGVLANHEAMVTCLMAGEMRYKVNDEWFYAACSDGFVEIMPDKVIILADTVERPEDIDINRANEAKQRAEERLRQKQSLHEYYQTQAALNRAMSRLKVTSRHSR; from the coding sequence ATGGCAAAGACATTTCAGTTATCGATTGTTGCTAGTGACCATCCTTTCTACAAAGGGGATTGTGAGGCTCTTATTTTCCCTGGAATCGATGGTGAACACGGCGTTTTAGCTAATCACGAGGCTATGGTTACTTGTTTAATGGCCGGTGAGATGCGTTATAAGGTCAATGATGAGTGGTTCTATGCTGCTTGTAGCGATGGTTTTGTTGAGATTATGCCGGATAAGGTTATTATTCTTGCGGACACGGTTGAGCGTCCGGAGGATATTGATATTAATCGTGCGAATGAAGCAAAACAGCGTGCGGAGGAGCGTCTTCGTCAGAAACAGAGTCTTCATGAGTATTATCAGACTCAGGCTGCTCTTAATCGTGCTATGAGTCGTTTGAAGGTTACTTCTCGTCATAGTCGTTAA
- a CDS encoding ATP synthase beta chain — MKNGKVVQVLGPVVDVQFEDGNLPMIKDALEVMVDGQKRVMEVASLLGNNIVRCIMLASSEGLAKDTEVVQTGSCIKVPVGKSTLGRMFNVLGQVIDEGEPVEGEEQWKIHRKPPTFEDQSPVVEILETGIKVIDLLAPYAKGGKIGLFGGAGVGKTVLIQELIHNVATQHGGYSIFTGVGERSREGNDLWHEMTESGVIEKTALVFGQMNEPPGSRMRVAQTGLTMAEYFRDQEHQDVLLFIDNIFRFVQAGSEVSALLGRMPSAVGYQPTLANEVGELQERITSTKNGSITSVQAVYVPADDLTDPAPANTFAHLDATTVLNRKIVEKGIYPAVDPLESTSRILEPDVVGEEHYEVARKVQELLQKYKELQDIIAILGMEELDEDDKIAVFRARKIEKFLSQPFSVAEVFTGMQGKYVPLSETIRGFKAIIDGEMDEYPEAAFLMVGTIDEVKEKAKQIEG; from the coding sequence ATGAAAAACGGTAAAGTTGTTCAGGTATTAGGTCCAGTTGTAGATGTACAATTTGAAGACGGAAACCTTCCAATGATCAAAGATGCACTTGAAGTTATGGTTGATGGCCAGAAACGTGTTATGGAAGTCGCTTCCCTTCTAGGAAATAATATCGTACGTTGTATCATGTTAGCTAGTTCTGAAGGATTAGCAAAAGATACAGAAGTCGTACAAACAGGATCATGTATCAAAGTTCCAGTTGGAAAATCTACATTAGGACGTATGTTCAATGTATTAGGACAGGTTATCGATGAAGGTGAACCTGTTGAAGGAGAAGAACAATGGAAAATCCATCGTAAACCTCCAACATTTGAAGATCAAAGTCCAGTAGTTGAAATTCTTGAAACTGGTATTAAAGTTATCGATTTATTAGCACCATACGCGAAAGGTGGTAAGATTGGTTTATTCGGAGGTGCCGGCGTAGGTAAAACCGTATTAATCCAGGAATTAATTCATAACGTAGCTACTCAGCACGGTGGATATTCTATCTTTACTGGTGTTGGTGAACGTTCCAGGGAAGGAAACGATTTATGGCATGAAATGACTGAATCAGGGGTTATCGAAAAGACTGCCCTAGTGTTTGGTCAAATGAACGAGCCACCTGGTTCTAGAATGAGAGTTGCTCAGACAGGTCTTACTATGGCTGAGTACTTCCGTGATCAAGAACATCAAGATGTGTTATTATTCATTGATAATATCTTCCGTTTCGTTCAAGCTGGTTCTGAGGTTTCTGCCCTTTTAGGACGTATGCCTTCAGCTGTTGGTTACCAGCCAACACTTGCAAACGAAGTTGGTGAATTACAAGAACGTATCACATCAACTAAGAATGGTTCTATTACATCTGTTCAGGCAGTCTATGTACCAGCCGATGATTTAACTGATCCAGCTCCAGCAAATACATTTGCTCACTTGGATGCAACAACAGTTTTAAATAGAAAGATCGTAGAGAAAGGTATTTACCCAGCTGTAGATCCTCTTGAATCTACTTCTCGTATTCTTGAACCAGATGTTGTTGGTGAAGAGCATTACGAAGTTGCTCGTAAGGTTCAGGAATTACTTCAAAAATATAAGGAATTACAAGATATCATTGCAATTCTTGGTATGGAAGAGTTAGATGAAGATGATAAGATTGCTGTATTCCGTGCAAGAAAGATCGAAAAATTCTTATCTCAACCTTTCAGTGTTGCTGAAGTATTTACTGGTATGCAAGGTAAATATGTTCCTTTAAGCGAAACAATCCGTGGTTTTAAAGCTATCATTGATGGTGAAATGGATGAGTATCCTGAAGCTGCTTTCTTAATGGTTGGTACCATTGATGAAGTGAAAGAAAAGGCGAAACAAATCGAGGGTTAA
- a CDS encoding ATP synthase gamma chain — translation MANITEIRTRMKSIQDIMKITNAMYLISSSKLKRARKSLADTSPYFEQLQATIHDILLRAPHMHQKYFDKRKDIPEGERKVGYIVFTADKGLAGSFNHNVIKRAEEEMKKGENNYLFVVGQVGRQYFIRKGVNVDLEFMYTAQKPSMYRARKMTEVIIDLFEKEKLDDVYVIYSKMVTPMRSDVVVSKVLPLERNKFERRKAGYQHIKFDPTPEVVMDHLVPNYMKGLLYGILVESFSSEQNARMMAMEAATTSAKDMIKDLDLQYNRARQASITQEITEICSGAMSAKK, via the coding sequence ATGGCGAATATAACAGAAATTCGTACTAGAATGAAAAGTATACAAGATATCATGAAGATTACGAACGCCATGTATTTAATCTCATCCTCAAAACTCAAAAGAGCTCGTAAGAGCTTGGCAGATACGAGTCCCTACTTCGAGCAATTACAGGCTACCATTCATGATATCCTGCTTAGAGCTCCTCATATGCACCAAAAATACTTCGACAAAAGGAAGGATATTCCTGAAGGCGAACGTAAAGTTGGTTACATCGTGTTTACTGCGGACAAAGGCTTAGCCGGTTCTTTTAACCACAATGTAATCAAACGTGCAGAAGAAGAGATGAAGAAAGGTGAGAATAACTACTTATTCGTAGTTGGTCAAGTCGGAAGACAGTACTTTATACGAAAAGGCGTTAATGTCGACTTAGAATTCATGTATACAGCACAAAAACCTTCCATGTATCGTGCGAGAAAGATGACCGAAGTAATCATTGATCTTTTTGAAAAAGAAAAATTAGATGACGTTTACGTTATATATAGTAAAATGGTTACTCCAATGCGTTCGGATGTCGTGGTATCGAAAGTACTTCCTTTAGAACGTAATAAGTTCGAGAGAAGAAAAGCTGGTTACCAGCATATTAAATTCGATCCAACTCCAGAAGTCGTTATGGATCATCTTGTGCCAAACTATATGAAAGGTTTGCTATACGGTATCTTGGTAGAATCATTCTCCAGTGAGCAAAATGCCAGAATGATGGCCATGGAGGCTGCTACTACAAGTGCCAAAGATATGATAAAAGATTTAGATTTACAATATAATCGTGCAAGACAGGCATCTATTACACAGGAAATCACCGAGATTTGTAGTGGTGCGATGAGCGCGAAGAAATAA
- a CDS encoding retron-type RNA-directed DNA polymerase, translated as MCKIMILVLKKKIKIDRPIIFLCGPFYKASDKNDRRNILKDFLLTESDKKCIPLIIDDFVTEENIKDTTISIQLLEEIFAAIALKTYVFLDTMSAATELGLFTNNAFINKVQAYIPVENDIIYKNIGYFVKDVVLDNKSGRVAYMEYHPRIKRVPIATDYVVEHYEFINNILPLNIQEGVRKDLHSSLWNEKEVEINESAELPSDHYKINYKYDVEDNILRVNLSVQYLFYIVGGLIYSEYSDELVKNETIDFDDSCIEILEEKIKLMLRMFIQMNIFCGINQRTYVQVNTVIKDKMSNIIRHMVKFIFLYHQKSRLNGYFLVNKKSILKEVIVGKSPIDFFHFTENDISYIKDINSNKGKYYECLNLKLKGKKRELVTYSENDREGKANYAKYIHKKVVSIILENYQYSNSSYAYRKGYSIKDCVAMHKNSTFFLKFDISKFFNSIDLDILVMTIMEEFSIGKSFKMHVEEIVSTCFIDNEMQLGLILSPILSDIYMKKFDQVLERMGKECGFIYTRYADDILISSSNIIADQDIQIIKNAIQSELKLLKLKENSKKYKKIYLKSIGQHIKFLGLNIVRMMDENKITVGKEYKNYIAKEYLQFIDMKVNDEEDKKCKFYWGKRIIGYLSFVKMIEGEKGENEVYIRILKSTGGRIAFERERLQGE; from the coding sequence TTGTGCAAAATTATGATTTTAGTGTTAAAGAAAAAAATTAAAATAGATAGACCTATTATATTTTTATGCGGACCTTTTTATAAAGCTAGTGATAAAAATGATAGGAGAAATATTTTGAAAGACTTCCTCCTAACGGAATCTGATAAAAAATGTATACCACTAATTATCGATGATTTCGTAACTGAGGAAAATATAAAAGATACAACTATAAGCATTCAACTTTTGGAAGAAATATTTGCAGCAATAGCTTTGAAAACATATGTATTTCTTGATACTATGTCGGCTGCTACTGAATTGGGATTATTTACAAATAATGCATTTATTAATAAGGTTCAGGCATATATACCTGTAGAAAATGACATTATATATAAGAATATAGGGTATTTTGTTAAAGACGTTGTTTTAGATAATAAGTCTGGAAGAGTTGCTTATATGGAGTATCATCCTAGAATAAAGAGAGTTCCGATTGCAACTGATTATGTTGTAGAACATTATGAATTTATAAATAATATACTTCCGTTGAATATACAAGAAGGTGTACGGAAAGATTTACATAGCTCATTGTGGAATGAAAAAGAAGTGGAAATAAATGAATCTGCAGAATTACCAAGTGATCACTATAAAATTAATTATAAGTATGATGTTGAGGATAATATTCTTCGAGTAAACTTATCTGTTCAATATTTATTCTATATAGTAGGTGGTCTTATCTATTCGGAATATTCTGATGAATTAGTAAAGAATGAAACAATTGATTTCGATGATTCTTGTATTGAAATACTAGAGGAAAAAATAAAACTAATGCTTAGGATGTTTATTCAAATGAATATCTTTTGTGGTATTAATCAAAGAACGTATGTACAAGTCAATACAGTTATTAAAGATAAAATGAGCAATATAATTAGGCATATGGTTAAGTTTATATTTCTATATCATCAAAAAAGCAGACTAAATGGTTATTTTTTGGTGAATAAAAAGTCTATTTTGAAGGAAGTTATTGTAGGAAAAAGTCCCATTGATTTTTTTCATTTTACAGAAAATGATATTTCATATATAAAAGATATTAATAGTAATAAAGGGAAATATTATGAGTGTTTAAATTTGAAATTAAAAGGGAAGAAAAGAGAACTTGTAACATATTCGGAGAATGATAGAGAAGGTAAAGCTAATTATGCTAAATATATACATAAAAAAGTCGTATCTATTATTCTTGAAAATTACCAATATAGTAATTCATCTTATGCATATAGAAAAGGCTATTCAATTAAAGATTGTGTTGCTATGCATAAAAATAGTACTTTCTTTTTGAAATTTGATATAAGTAAATTTTTTAATAGCATTGATTTGGACATTCTTGTCATGACTATTATGGAGGAATTTAGTATAGGAAAATCATTTAAAATGCATGTAGAAGAAATTGTTTCAACATGTTTTATTGACAATGAAATGCAATTAGGTCTTATATTATCTCCAATACTATCAGATATTTACATGAAAAAATTTGATCAGGTATTAGAAAGAATGGGAAAAGAATGTGGATTTATTTATACAAGGTATGCAGATGATATTTTAATATCATCGTCCAATATAATAGCAGACCAAGATATTCAGATAATTAAGAATGCTATTCAAAGTGAGCTTAAATTACTAAAGTTAAAAGAGAATAGTAAAAAATACAAGAAGATATATTTGAAAAGTATAGGGCAACATATAAAATTTTTAGGATTAAACATTGTAAGGATGATGGATGAAAACAAAATAACAGTTGGTAAAGAGTACAAGAATTATATTGCAAAGGAGTATCTACAATTTATTGATATGAAAGTAAATGATGAGGAAGATAAGAAATGTAAGTTCTATTGGGGAAAAAGGATAATAGGATATCTATCATTTGTAAAGATGATAGAAGGAGAAAAAGGTGAAAATGAAGTATACATAAGAATATTAAAATCTACAGGAGGCAGAATTGCTTTTGAAAGAGAGAGACTACAAGGAGAATAA
- a CDS encoding 3,4-dihydroxy-2-butanone 4-phosphate synthase, with amino-acid sequence MFEYNTIPEALEALKNGEIILVTDDENRENEGDFICAAEFATTENINFMATHGKGLICMPMSIELGNQLGLVPMVEKNTDNHETAFTVAIDHVETTTGISAEERSITAMKAVAEGAKPEEFRRPGHMFPLIAKKNGVLERNGHTEATVDLMHLAGLKSCGLCCEIMNEDGKMMRTPELIELSKKWNMKFITIKELQEYRKKTEVLVECIASPKLPTKYGDFKAYGYVNKLNGEHHVALVKGDVTSNESVLCRVHSECLTGDVFGSSRCDCGEQLDAAMKRIQKEGKGILLYMRQEGRGIGLINKLKAYELQEDGLDTSEANLSLGFPEDLREYYIAAQMLKDLGVKSIRLLTNNPDKVQQITGYGITITERISIQIEPNPHDIIYLRTKKIKMGHYLNIQ; translated from the coding sequence ATGTTTGAATATAACACAATACCAGAAGCCCTTGAGGCATTAAAGAATGGAGAAATCATTCTTGTAACAGATGATGAAAATCGTGAAAATGAAGGCGATTTTATATGTGCCGCAGAGTTTGCAACTACAGAGAACATTAATTTTATGGCAACTCATGGAAAAGGCCTGATCTGTATGCCGATGAGCATTGAACTCGGTAATCAATTAGGATTAGTACCAATGGTTGAAAAAAATACAGATAATCATGAAACTGCATTTACGGTAGCAATTGACCATGTTGAAACAACGACTGGGATTTCTGCAGAGGAACGCAGCATTACAGCAATGAAAGCAGTAGCTGAGGGGGCAAAGCCAGAGGAATTTCGTAGACCAGGGCATATGTTCCCATTAATAGCAAAGAAGAATGGGGTACTTGAGAGAAATGGGCATACGGAAGCAACCGTAGATCTTATGCATCTTGCAGGTTTAAAAAGTTGTGGACTTTGCTGTGAGATTATGAATGAAGATGGAAAGATGATGAGAACCCCAGAACTTATTGAACTTTCAAAAAAATGGAACATGAAGTTTATTACAATAAAAGAATTACAAGAATATCGTAAAAAGACTGAGGTCTTAGTTGAATGTATTGCATCACCGAAGTTACCAACGAAATATGGAGATTTTAAAGCATATGGTTATGTAAATAAGTTAAATGGAGAACATCATGTAGCGCTTGTAAAAGGAGATGTTACAAGTAATGAATCTGTTCTTTGCAGGGTGCATTCAGAGTGTCTAACAGGAGACGTATTTGGTTCTTCTCGTTGTGATTGTGGTGAGCAGCTTGATGCAGCTATGAAGAGAATTCAGAAGGAGGGAAAAGGAATCCTTTTATATATGCGTCAGGAAGGAAGGGGAATAGGTCTGATTAATAAGTTAAAGGCATATGAACTTCAAGAGGATGGACTAGATACTTCAGAAGCAAATCTATCCTTAGGATTTCCAGAGGACTTACGTGAGTACTATATTGCTGCTCAGATGTTAAAAGATTTAGGTGTAAAAAGTATTCGCTTGCTTACGAATAATCCAGATAAGGTTCAACAGATAACTGGATATGGAATAACGATTACAGAACGAATTTCAATTCAAATTGAACCGAATCCGCATGATATTATCTATTTAAGAACAAAAAAAATAAAAATGGGTCACTATTTAAATATTCAATAA